Genomic DNA from Comamonas resistens:
TTGTCGTCCAGGGCGCCCATCCAGGGGCCCATCTTCTCCTCCTCGGTGCCGGGCAGGAAGCCGATGTCTTCGCCTACGCTCACCGTGGCGCGGGTCATGATGATCTCGGTGTAGCGGCGCTCGTCCAGCACCTGTGCCAGGCCCGCGGCCAGGGCCAGCAGGGTCTTGCCGGTGCCGGCCGTGCCCGTCAGCGTGACAAAGTCCACGTCGGGGTTGACCAGCAGATTCATGGCGAAGTTCTGCTCGCGGTTGCGCGTGGACACGCCCCAGACGGCGTTCTTGGGGTTGCCGAAGTCGCGCAGGGTCTTGAGCACGGCCGTCTTGTCGCGGATTTCGGTCACGCGCATGTAGAGGCTGGGCTCGCCCGGTGCTTCGTGATAGACGAACTGATTGATCATCAGCTGCTCCACGATGGCGCCGCTGACACGGTAGTAGGTGATGGCGCCTTCCTGCCAGCTCTCCACGTTCTTGCCAGCCTTGGTCCAGAAATCGGCGGGCAGTGCCAGGGCGCCCGAGTACAGCAGGTCGCCGTCTTCCAGCACCTTGTCGTTCTGGTAGTCCTCGGCGGCCAGGCCCAGGGCGCGAGCCTTGACGCGCATATTGATGTCCTTGGACACCAGTACCACTTCGCGGTCCTTGTGCTGCTCGCGCAGGGCGGCGACCACACCCAGGATCTGGTTGTCGGCCTTGCCTTGAGGCAGGCTCTCGGGCAGGGCGGCATCCAGCGGCTGGGTCTGGAAATACAGCGTGCCGGTGGCGCTCTTCTGGCCGGTGGCGTTCAGTGGCAGACCCTTGTCCAGGCCGTCGGCGGGCTGGGAGGCAACCAGTGAATCCAGTGTGCGGCTGACCTGGCGGCCATTGCGCGCCACTTCGGTCATGCCCTTTTTGTGGTTGTCCAGCTCTTCGAGCACCACCATGGGCAGGAAGATGTCGTGTTCCTCGAAGCGGAACAGGCTGGACGGGTCGTGCAGCAGCACATTGGTATCCAGCACGAACAAGGTGGTCGGGCCGGTGCTTGTATTGCGTGTACGGCGCGATGGCTTGTCGCTGCTGGCGGAGGTTTTGCTGTTGTTTTTGCTGGCTTTGCCGGTAGTGGCTGGAGCCAATGCCTCGGTTGTCTGCTTGGTTGCAGTCTTGCTGGCAGCCCTGGCGCTTGCGGCGCTGGTCACGCGCTTGGGTTTGGCGATTGCGGCAGCGGACTGAGGCGCCGCTACTGCTGTTGCTGGGCTGGAGGGCTCCAGATCGTCGTCAGCTCTCGCGGTCTGCTTGGCAGTGCTGCGGCTGGACAAAAAGGCTTCTGCGGAAAGCTTTGCGGCGCGGCGGCCGGGTGCGGGTGGCAGGGGCATAGTGGACGAACCGTTCCTCAACAAGATTCAAAAAGCACAAAGCCGCCTGGAAACCGAGGCGGCTTTGGTTGGGTGAGCTGAAAAAACTGCATAGCACTGAGGCATGCCTCATTATGCATAGCTACCGGTGTGCGAAATCGGAATTTGCTGTTTCAGCTTGGTTAAAGACTTTGAAACGCTTTGCGCGTATATGGTGTTTCAAAATCTTTGGGTGCTGCCGCTCAGGCAACCTTCTTGTCTTGGGCCTTCAGAGCCTTGACGGCCTTGAGAACTTCATCCACATGACCGGGAACCTTGAGGCCGCGCCACTCCTGGGCCAGCAGACCGTCGGCGCCGATCAGGAAGGTGGAGCGCTCGATACCCTTGACCTTCTTGCCGTACATGATCTTGTTCTTGACCACGCCGAACATGTGGCACATTTTTTCTTCGGTATCCGCAATCAGCTCGAAGGGCAGTTCCAGCTTTTCCTTGAAGTCATCGTGCGACTTCATGTTGTCGCGCGAGACGCCAAACACCGTGGCGCCAGCCTTCACGAAATCCTTGTATTTATCGCGGAATTGCATTGCTTCCGTGGTACAACCGGGCGTATTGTCCTTGGGGTAGAAATACAGAATCAGAATCTGGCCATTGTGCGAGGTGTTGGACACCTTGATGCCGCCAGTCGCGCTGGCTTCAAATTCTGGAAGGGGTTTGTTGACAACGATCGCCATGCGTTTGTATCTCTCGGGTGTAGTCGTTGAAATGCCGAAGGCGCCGGTGGTATTTTTGTTTTTATCTATCGAACGCCCCCAACCGCAACCTGCGATTTTACTCTGAAATACGTGTTTCTCTCAATGACCCCTTATAAGCCTATGCCTGCAAGAGGGCCGCAATGACATTGCGACCTTCTCCGGCAAGGACGTTGTAGGTACGGCACGCCGAGGCCGTATCCATGGCTTCCAGGCCAATACGTTTTTCCATCAGCGGCTTGAGCCAGGCGGGAGGGGGAAAGCGGTTTTTGCTTCCGCTGCCGAAAATGATGACCTCGACATCAAGCATGGCCAGTTCTTCGAAATCACCGGCGGTCAGATCCTCAAAGCGCACAGGCCTCCAAGGCTGCAGCATGCCGCGTGAGCCGACCAGCATGCTGGTTTCATGATTTTGTTTATCAACCGCAATCCAGCCCTGGCCGTAGCCGGTGATGGTCTGCGCATCGGATTTGTCTGCCTGGAATTTCATGATGAAGAGTGTGCGCAATCGGCGCGCTTGGCGAGGGCGATGGCTGCTGTCTCCATACAGAGGGGGGGGGGACATTGCTGCAGCGCGGAACTGTGTTCAAATTATAGGTTTCACCATGGCGTTTATTGCGCCATGGCGTGTCTGAAATCCTTTTGCATTGACTCGCATGAAAACCGTTCAAAAATCCGCCAAATTAGCAAACGTCTGTTACGACATCCGCGGGCCGATCATGGACGCGGCGAAGAAGATGGAGGATGACGGCCAGAAGATCATCAAGCTCAATATCGGCAATCTGGCTGTGTTCGGCTTCGATGCGCCTGAAGAAGTTCAGCAGGATATGATCCGCAACCTGCCCAACTCGGCAGGCTACTCCGACAGCAAGGGCATCTTCGCGGCGCGCAAGGCTGTGATGCACGAGACGCAGCACCAGGGCATCAAGGGCGTGACGCTCGACGATATCTATCTGGGCAATGGCGCGTCCGAGCTGATCAGCCTGGCCACCAATGCACTGCTGGACAACGGCGACGAAATGCTGCTGCCAGCGCCTGACTATCCGCTGTGGACGGCTGCCACTAGCCTGTCGGGCGGCACGCCCGTGCACTACATGTGCGACGAGGCCAATGGCTGGATGCCCAATATGGCCGACATCCGTGCCAAGATCACGCCGCGGACCAAGGGCATCGTCGTCATCAATCCCAACAACCCCACGGGCGCGCTGTACTCCAGGGAGCTGCTGCTGGAAATCGTGGAGCTGGCGCGCGAGCATGGTCTGGTCATCTTCGCGGACGAGGTCTACGACAAGGTGTTGTACGACGATGCCAAGCACACGCCTCTGGCCAGCCTGTCCATCGATGTGCTGACGCTGACTTTCAACTCGCTGTCCAAGGCCTACCGCAGCTGCGGCTATCGTGCGGGATGGATGGTGATCTCGGGCGACAAAAAACCTGCCAAGGATTACATCGAGGGCTTGAACATGCTCTCGAACATGCGCCTGTGTGCCAACGTGCCCGGCCAGTGGGCCGTGCAGACGGCGCTGGGCGGTCACCAGAGCATCGACGAACTGGTCAAGGAAGGCGGCCGTCTGCGCGTGCAGCGCGATCTGGCCTGGGAGTTGATCAATGCCATTCCAGGCGTGAGCTGTGTCAAGCCGCAAGGCGCGCTGTACATGTTCCCGCGCCTGGATCCTGCGGTCTATCCGATCCAGGACGATCAGGAGTTCTTCCTTGAAGTGCTGCAGGAAACCAAGGTCATGCTGGTACAGGGTACAGGCTTCAACTGGCCCGAGCCCGATCACTTCCGCATCGTTTTCCTGCCGCATGAGGCGGATCTGCGCGAGGCCATCAACCGCCTGGCAGCCTTCCTCGAGAAATACCGCAAGCGCCATGGCACGGACAAGCCCAAGGCAGTGCCGGCCGAGAAGGCGCTCAAGCCTGCCAAGGCTGAGAAAGCCGCGTAACACATCTTTTTGATAGCTGATGGCGCTTGATTTTCAAGCGCTTCAGCGCTTTTTTGACCTTAGAACTTATGAAACCCATCCAAGTAGGCCTGTTGGGCATTGGCACCGTAGGCAGCGGTACTTTCAATGTGCTGGAACGCAATCAAGACGAGATTCGCCGTCGTGCGGGTCGTGGCATTGAAATTACCATGGTCGCCGACTTGGATACCGATCGCGCCAAGAGCGTGGTGGGTGACAAGGTCAAGGTGGTCGGCGATGCACGTGAAGTCATCGCCAACCCCGATATCGATGTGGTGGTCGAGCTGATCGGCGGCTACGGCATTGCCAAGGCCCTGGTGCTGGAAGCGATCGCGGCCGGCAAGCATGTGGTCACCGCCAACAAGGCACTGCTGGCCGTGCATGGCACGGAAATCTTCAAGGCTGCGGCCGAGAAGGGCGTGATGGTGGCCTATGAGGCCGCCGTGGCCGGTGGCATTCCCATCATCAAGGCTCTGCGCGAAGGCCTGACCGCCAACTCCATCCAGTGGGTGGCGGGCATCATCAACGGCACGACCAACTTCATCCTGTCCGAAATGCGCGACAAGGGCCTGGACTTCGACGTGGTGCTCAAGGAAGCGCAGCGTCTGGGCTACGCCGAAGCCGACCCCACCTTCGACATCGAGGGTGTGGACGCTGCCCACAAGGCCACGCTGATGAGCGCGATTGCCTTCGGCATTCCAGTGCAGTTCGACAAGGCCTATGTGGAAGGCATCACCAAGCTGGCCGGTGCCGATATCCGTTACGCCGAACAACTGGGCTACCGCATCAAGCTGCTGGGCATCACCAAGCGCACGGACAAGGGCATCGAGCTGCGCGTGCACCCCTCGCTGGTGCCTTCCAAGCGTCTGATCGCCAATGTGGAAGGCGCGATGAACGCCGTGGTGGTGAACGGCGATGCCGTGGGCACCACGCTGTACTACGGCAAGGGCGCAGGCTCCGAGCCTACCGCCTCGGCCGTGATTGCCGATCTGGTCGATATCGCCCGCATGGACGGTTCCGACCCCGCCCACCGCGTGCCTGCCCTGGCCTTCCAGAGCAGCAGCCTGGCTGCCGCCGGCAGCGAACTGCCCGTGCTGCCCATGGCCGAAGTCGTGACCAGCTACTACCTGCGCATTCGCGTGGCCGATGAGGCGGGCGTGCTGGCCAAGATCACCGGCCTGCTGGCCAATGCCGGCATCAGCATCGATGCCGTGCTGCAGCGCGAAGCCGATGAAGTGGGCGGCGAAGGCTCGACCCAGACCGACCTCATCATCCTCACGCATGACACGCGTGAAGGCGATATGAACAAGGCCCTGGATGAAATCCAGAGCCTGCCCACGGTGCTGGCACCCATTACGCGCATCCGCAAAGAAGAGTTGAACTGAGTTCACCCCCTGAGCGGCCCCGCCGCTTCACCCCTCTCTCTACGCGCTGCGCGCTAAGGGAGGGGGCGATACCTTCGCTGCGCGGCGGCGCTTGCTCGGTATCCCTTAGTTGGAGTGCGCTTGATTTGTGTCCTGTGCTTTTCAGGAGAATTCTGATGTCCTGTTTCGCTCGACTAGATAGTTCCCCCGCTCAGCGCGATCAGCGCACCGCTTTATTCAGCAAAGGCTGGCGTCATTGGATGCTGGCCTTTTTTGTTTTTGCGGCCACTGCGGTGCAGGCTGCGCCGGTTGATGTCTATCGCGGCACGCTGGGCGGCTCTGAAGTGGTGCTGGAGCTGCGCAAGCCCGATGCCGATGGCGAGCTGCAAGGCCGTTACTTCTATCTGCGCCATGGTGTGGATATTCCGCTCAAGGGGACGCTCAATGCGCTGGCTGAAGCCTTGCCGCTTAATGATGGGTGGAGCCGCTCGCAGCCAGAGCTGCCAATCTTTGCGAATGAGCAAGAGCGCAGCGTGAAGTGGAATGTGGCGCAGCAAGGCGATGCACTGACCGGCGAGTGGGTGGATGGCATTCATGGCAAAAAACTGCCGCTAAGCCTTCAACGTATTGCGCAATATGATCCTGAAAAGATAGCGCCGCGCGGTGTGGAGGCGGTGACTTTGGCAATCGTTCAGGGCGCGGGCAGCGGTGTCTCGCAAGATGAGGTGATCTCTGCGCAGAGCACGCCCTATGACTATCTGAAGCTTGGCGAGCAAAAGCTGGAGCAGGGCAAGGAAGTGGTACTTGCTCCAGACCTGGCTTGGCGACCTGTGCGGGACACGCGCACCAAGTTCTGGTATCCGCGGCTGACCCGTCACCCGGATGCCAAGATATTGGCTCAGACCAATGCCGTGCTGGAGCAGCGCCATTGGGGCATGAGCCTGGCTGCTTTGGGTTGCCGAAGTGCCATCTATCGTGACAACGGCCCGGAGGCTGGGACTTTGGGCTATTTCGATCACGAAAGCATTGCCGTGACCTATCTGAGCCGCGCCATGATGAGTGTGGTGGAGTCTGGCGCCACGGGCTGCGGCGGTGCGCACCCCAATAACCACTACGACCCTTTTGTGCTGGATTTGCTGCAGGGTGGCTATATGGACTTCACCCGTTTGTTCAAGGGAGCAAAGTATGGCGACTACAAGCTGGAACTCAGCGAGCAGATGCAGGGCTTCATCCGCAAAGCCGTGGGCAAATACTCCAAGGATGACAAGGAATGCACGGAGGTTCTGCCCAGCTATATGGCACTGATGCTCGATAAGCCGGACAAGATGAGTTTTGTGATTTCCGGCATCGGCCACGCCATGGGCGTGTGCCTGGGCAGCGGCGTCAGTGTTCCATTCAAGATGCTCAAGCCCTATATCAAGCCGCAAGCAGAGCGCTATTTCCAGCGCTGAGGCCATCACCCAAGGCACAGCAGCGATACCGCGTTGGCCGGTCTCTTCAATGGCGCATGGTGGAGGTGGAACTGCTGGCTGATAATGGAGAGCTTGGCGGCATGACTTCTGCCTGTTTGCCTGCCCGTTCCGAATTTTAGTTTTTGGCGAGTTTGAGATGCTGTATCTGTCCACCCGCGGCCATGCTGACCGCAAGCGTTTTTGCGATATTTTGCTGGCCGGTCTGGCTCCCGATGGTGGTCTGTACCTGCCCGTCGAGTACCCCCAGATTGACGACGCCAAGCTGAGCCAGCTGCGCGAGACGCTGGCCACCAAGGGCTATGCAGCGCTGGCCTTCGAGATTCTGTCGCTCTATATCGACGATATTCCTGCTGCCGATCTGCAGGCTTTGTGCGCCAAGACCTATACCAGGGAAGTCTTTGGCACGGACGCCATCGTGCCCGTGCGCCAGCTGGACGGCGTGCTGCACATCGAAGCCCTGTCCAACGGCCCCACGCTGGCCTTCAAGGACATGGCCATGCAACTGCTGGGCAATCTGTTCGAGTACGAACTGGCCCGCCGCAATGAAGAGCTGAACATTCTGGGCGCCACCAGCGGTGACACCGGCAGCGCGGCCGAGTACGCCATGCGCGGCAAAAAGGGCGTGCGGGTCTTCATGACCAGCCCCCACGGTCGCATGAGCCCCTTCCAGCAGGCGCAGATGTTCAGCCTGCAGGACGAGAACATCCACAACATCGCCATCGAAGGCGTGTTTGATGACTGCCAGGACATCGTCAAGGCCGTCTCCAACGACCACGCCTTCAAGGCCCAGTACAAGATCGGCACGGTCAACTCCATCAACTGGGCGCGTCTGCTGGCCCAGGTGGTCTACTACTTTGCTGGTTACCTGCAGGCTACTCAATCCAACGACCAGAAGGTTAGCTTCACCGTGCCTTCGGGCAACTTCGGCAATATCTGCGCAGGCCATGTGGCGCGCCAGATGGGTTTGCCGATTGCCAAACTGGTGGTGGCGACCAACGAAAACGATGTGCTGGACGAGTTCTTCCGCACCGGCGTCTACCAGGTGCGCGGCTCGGCCAACACCTACGAGACATCGAGCCCCTCGATGGACATCTCCAAGGCCAGCAATTTCGAGCGCTTTGTCTTCGATTTGGTGGGCCGCGACGGTGCACGTACCCAGCAACTGTTCGCCGAAGGCGTGGCCAAGGCGGGCAAGTTCGACCTGAGCGCCGACCCAGCCTTCAAGGATGCGGCCGGCAAGTACGGTTTTGTGAGTGGCAAGAGCACGCATGCCGACCGACTGGCCACCATCAAGGACACCTTTGAGCGCTTTGGCCAGATGATCGACACCCATACCGCTGACGGCGTGAAGGTGGCGCGCGAGCATCTGGGAGCGGAGCCTATGCTGGTGCTGGAAACCGCCTTGCCCATCAAGTTCGCGGCCACGATTGAAGAAGCGCTGGGCCGCCAGCCTGAACGTCCTGCCAAGTTCAACGGCATCGAAGACCTGCCCAAGCGCGTGGTCGTGATGGCTGCTGACGTGAACAAGGTCAAGGCTTTTATCGCTGAAAACTGCAAATAAAACCTTGCGGCGTTAAGCTGGAAAAGCACCTGTAGCTTGGCGGCAGGTGCTTTTTCTTTGAATGAAATTGGCCTTTTGCGCTTATCCATCAAGCGCTGATAGCTATCAAAAGCATATTGAAATCAAGATGAAGGTCATAGGCTTTGCCGGGTATTCGGGCGCGGGCAAGACCACGCTGGTCGAGGCCCTGGTGGCGCTGATGAAGCAGCGCGGGCTCAAGGTCTCGGTCATCAAGCATGCCCATCACCACTTCGATGTGGACCGCGAAGGCAAGGACAGCTGGCGCCACCGCAAGGCCGGAGCCTATGAAGTGCTGCTGGCCTCCGACAAGCG
This window encodes:
- a CDS encoding PhoH family protein; this encodes MPLPPAPGRRAAKLSAEAFLSSRSTAKQTARADDDLEPSSPATAVAAPQSAAAIAKPKRVTSAASARAASKTATKQTTEALAPATTGKASKNNSKTSASSDKPSRRTRNTSTGPTTLFVLDTNVLLHDPSSLFRFEEHDIFLPMVVLEELDNHKKGMTEVARNGRQVSRTLDSLVASQPADGLDKGLPLNATGQKSATGTLYFQTQPLDAALPESLPQGKADNQILGVVAALREQHKDREVVLVSKDINMRVKARALGLAAEDYQNDKVLEDGDLLYSGALALPADFWTKAGKNVESWQEGAITYYRVSGAIVEQLMINQFVYHEAPGEPSLYMRVTEIRDKTAVLKTLRDFGNPKNAVWGVSTRNREQNFAMNLLVNPDVDFVTLTGTAGTGKTLLALAAGLAQVLDERRYTEIIMTRATVSVGEDIGFLPGTEEEKMGPWMGALDDNLEFLAKGDGGNAGEWGRAATNELIRSRIKIKSMNFMRGRTFLNKYVIIDEAQNLTPKQMKTLITRAGPGTKIICMGNLAQIDTPYLTEGSSGLTYVVDRFKGWPHSGHITLARGERSRLADFASEVL
- a CDS encoding peroxiredoxin, with product MAIVVNKPLPEFEASATGGIKVSNTSHNGQILILYFYPKDNTPGCTTEAMQFRDKYKDFVKAGATVFGVSRDNMKSHDDFKEKLELPFELIADTEEKMCHMFGVVKNKIMYGKKVKGIERSTFLIGADGLLAQEWRGLKVPGHVDEVLKAVKALKAQDKKVA
- a CDS encoding Mth938-like domain-containing protein, producing MKFQADKSDAQTITGYGQGWIAVDKQNHETSMLVGSRGMLQPWRPVRFEDLTAGDFEELAMLDVEVIIFGSGSKNRFPPPAWLKPLMEKRIGLEAMDTASACRTYNVLAGEGRNVIAALLQA
- a CDS encoding pyridoxal phosphate-dependent aminotransferase; this encodes MKTVQKSAKLANVCYDIRGPIMDAAKKMEDDGQKIIKLNIGNLAVFGFDAPEEVQQDMIRNLPNSAGYSDSKGIFAARKAVMHETQHQGIKGVTLDDIYLGNGASELISLATNALLDNGDEMLLPAPDYPLWTAATSLSGGTPVHYMCDEANGWMPNMADIRAKITPRTKGIVVINPNNPTGALYSRELLLEIVELAREHGLVIFADEVYDKVLYDDAKHTPLASLSIDVLTLTFNSLSKAYRSCGYRAGWMVISGDKKPAKDYIEGLNMLSNMRLCANVPGQWAVQTALGGHQSIDELVKEGGRLRVQRDLAWELINAIPGVSCVKPQGALYMFPRLDPAVYPIQDDQEFFLEVLQETKVMLVQGTGFNWPEPDHFRIVFLPHEADLREAINRLAAFLEKYRKRHGTDKPKAVPAEKALKPAKAEKAA
- a CDS encoding homoserine dehydrogenase — encoded protein: MKPIQVGLLGIGTVGSGTFNVLERNQDEIRRRAGRGIEITMVADLDTDRAKSVVGDKVKVVGDAREVIANPDIDVVVELIGGYGIAKALVLEAIAAGKHVVTANKALLAVHGTEIFKAAAEKGVMVAYEAAVAGGIPIIKALREGLTANSIQWVAGIINGTTNFILSEMRDKGLDFDVVLKEAQRLGYAEADPTFDIEGVDAAHKATLMSAIAFGIPVQFDKAYVEGITKLAGADIRYAEQLGYRIKLLGITKRTDKGIELRVHPSLVPSKRLIANVEGAMNAVVVNGDAVGTTLYYGKGAGSEPTASAVIADLVDIARMDGSDPAHRVPALAFQSSSLAAAGSELPVLPMAEVVTSYYLRIRVADEAGVLAKITGLLANAGISIDAVLQREADEVGGEGSTQTDLIILTHDTREGDMNKALDEIQSLPTVLAPITRIRKEELN
- the thrC gene encoding threonine synthase, which translates into the protein MLYLSTRGHADRKRFCDILLAGLAPDGGLYLPVEYPQIDDAKLSQLRETLATKGYAALAFEILSLYIDDIPAADLQALCAKTYTREVFGTDAIVPVRQLDGVLHIEALSNGPTLAFKDMAMQLLGNLFEYELARRNEELNILGATSGDTGSAAEYAMRGKKGVRVFMTSPHGRMSPFQQAQMFSLQDENIHNIAIEGVFDDCQDIVKAVSNDHAFKAQYKIGTVNSINWARLLAQVVYYFAGYLQATQSNDQKVSFTVPSGNFGNICAGHVARQMGLPIAKLVVATNENDVLDEFFRTGVYQVRGSANTYETSSPSMDISKASNFERFVFDLVGRDGARTQQLFAEGVAKAGKFDLSADPAFKDAAGKYGFVSGKSTHADRLATIKDTFERFGQMIDTHTADGVKVAREHLGAEPMLVLETALPIKFAATIEEALGRQPERPAKFNGIEDLPKRVVVMAADVNKVKAFIAENCK